One Podarcis raffonei isolate rPodRaf1 chromosome 3, rPodRaf1.pri, whole genome shotgun sequence genomic region harbors:
- the BATF3 gene encoding basic leucine zipper transcriptional factor ATF-like 3, protein MSQGAPAASTLRRSSSSEGTQQGHEDDERKVRRREKNRVAAQRSRKKQTQKADKLHEEYECLEQENISLKKEIGKLTDEMKHLSEVLRNHEKVCPLLHCSLNFGLIPRHDVLSGPLPR, encoded by the exons ATGTCTCAGGGCGCGCCGGCGGCGAGCACTTTGCGAAGGAGCTCCTCTTCGGAGGGGACGCAGCAG GGTCATGAAGACGATGAAAGGAAAGTACGACGGAGAGAGAAGAACAGAGTTGCGGCCCAGAGGagcagaaagaaacaaacacagaaaGCAGATAAACTCCACGAG GAATACGAGTGCCTTGAGCAAGAGAATATCTCCCTGAAAAAAGAAATTGGAAAGCTGACCGACGAAATGAAACACTTGAGCGAAGTCTTGAGGAACCACGAAAAAGTCTGCCCTCTGTTACACTGCTCTTTAAACTTTGGCTTGATTCCTAGACACGATGTCCTCAGTGGCCCCTTGCCAAGATGA